The genomic window AAGCGTTATTGCAGCAAAAAGGAGCGCACGTTGTTGAACATGATCAAGACTATAGTTTGGCGGTGGAGGAGGGGAGGAAACAAGCAGAAGCGAACGTGAACAGCTACTTTATTGATGATGAGCATTCGACGACGCTTTTTTTAGGTTATGCCGTTGCAGCGTTGCGTTTAAAAAAACAGCTTGATGAAAAAGGTATTACCATTAACCGCGATCATCCTTTAATTGTTTATTTACCTTGCGGCGTTGGTGGAGGACCTGGTGGAATAGCATATGGGCTGCATCAAGTATTTGGTGAGAACGTAACGTGTTATTTTGCAGAACCAACCCACTCTCCTTGTATGCTTGTTGGAATGATGACAGGATTACATGAAAATATTCACGTGAAAGATATAGGAATTGACAATCGAACGATTGCAGATGGACTTGCGGTAGGACGACCATCAGGCTTTGTCGGAAAGGTGATGGAGCCAATTCTTGGAGGTATCTATACGGTAAATGATGAGACGATGTATAAGCTTTTAGCGATGCTCATTGATCAAGAAGAAATAGCTCTCGAGCCGTCAGCAGTTACAGCTTTATTCGGACCTGTACAGGTTGCCAATTCAGCAAAAGATGCTGTGCATCTAGCTTGGGCAACAGGTGGTAGTATGGTACCAACTAACCAAATGCAGCATGATTACGAAATAGGTAAAGCACTATTAAATTAACTCATTCTTTTTGAAAAAAGGGATACTTGTCCATAAGACGTATCCCTATTTTTGTGTTTTTTTCCTAGAACGAAGCTGTTTGTGCGCATCAAAATCCCATGTAGACAAGAAGAGTTCAGCTGCTTGATAACCAGACTCGAACAAATAATCGCTTTGCTCATCCGTTAGTAGGAAATCGGTTGCTGTGATGGAATCGGTATAAATTTGTATTGTGCGATCTCTCGTTTCATCACTTAAATGTCTCATATCATGAGCTTGCATCATCGTTTTGACAATGTTCTGTGCTAAATGTATTGGCGTTGGAATAATGGCATCCCCTTCAATTCGATCTTTCAAAAAGCGAAAGCCGAAGGTTGGGTAGCGAGGATTTTCAACATCAAACAGCCAAATCGGAAAATTACTTAGTAAGCCGCCATCAACAATATACGCCTTACTTTTGTTTGCCAGCTTCCATCTAGCAGGGCGATAAAAAAAGGGGATAGATGTACTCATTCGCACTGCTTGAGCAATCGTTACATCACTTGGTTTCATACCGTAACGGTTTAAATCGTCAGGAAAAATGATCATTTGTCCGCTACTAATATCTGATGCAATGATTTTAAGTTTTTCAGGTGGAAGATCTGCGAAGGTTCGAATGTTTTTCCTCCGTAATAGTTCTTCGAGCCACACGTCAATATAATCGTTCTTATACATACCTAAATAAAACACGAGATTAATAAAATTTCCAACAAAAGGGATGTGATTGACCCAATTCTTCCCTCGTAAATCTTTAAAAT from Shouchella hunanensis includes these protein-coding regions:
- a CDS encoding patatin-like phospholipase family protein; its protein translation is MKVDAVFEGGGIRGIAFAGAIESMEAHGVQWQKLAGTSVGAIIAALLAAGYTSKEINEQLKVLNFKDLRGKNWVNHIPFVGNFINLVFYLGMYKNDYIDVWLEELLRRKNIRTFADLPPEKLKIIASDISSGQMIIFPDDLNRYGMKPSDVTIAQAVRMSTSIPFFYRPARWKLANKSKAYIVDGGLLSNFPIWLFDVENPRYPTFGFRFLKDRIEGDAIIPTPIHLAQNIVKTMMQAHDMRHLSDETRDRTIQIYTDSITATDFLLTDEQSDYLFESGYQAAELFLSTWDFDAHKQLRSRKKTQK
- a CDS encoding D-serine ammonia-lyase translates to MTRERLLKAFPNLTKLTALEEYLWINTSKGKKAITKNHTLSMEAILEAEARLNRFAPYISLAFPETERTNGLLESPLLAIDSFQQSLEEYYQVTINGSLFLKGDHLLPISGSIKARGGIYEVLTIAEKILIEESVFSREESYEKLIESTYQDVLSRYTIVVGSTGNLGLSIGVMGAKLGFNVIVHMSSDAKAWKKALLQQKGAHVVEHDQDYSLAVEEGRKQAEANVNSYFIDDEHSTTLFLGYAVAALRLKKQLDEKGITINRDHPLIVYLPCGVGGGPGGIAYGLHQVFGENVTCYFAEPTHSPCMLVGMMTGLHENIHVKDIGIDNRTIADGLAVGRPSGFVGKVMEPILGGIYTVNDETMYKLLAMLIDQEEIALEPSAVTALFGPVQVANSAKDAVHLAWATGGSMVPTNQMQHDYEIGKALLN